Within Topomyia yanbarensis strain Yona2022 chromosome 2, ASM3024719v1, whole genome shotgun sequence, the genomic segment AACATATACCTCTTTTTACTATCCATGGTCCAGATTTGCTTCATGATCATACGCTGTATACGAGAACGTCGCCGTATGCTACGTCACCGTTTGCCGAACAGTGTACTGAAGAAGATCCCCATCGTCAAGTTCGCCAAGGGTATGCAGTACGAGACGTGTGCCATTTGTTTGGACGACTATATCGACAACGAACGGCTGCGAGTACTGCCATGTCATCACGGTATGGGATAATAATCTTATAATCATTAAATCCATTTGAATTTATCACACTCAAAATTTTAGCCTATCACGTGAAATGCATCGACCCGTGGCTGACGAAGAACCGCCGGGTGTGTCCCATCTGCAAACGAAAGGTTTTTGCCCGTGGCGAACGTCGGCCTCCGCGTCGGCGCTCCTCTAGCGACAGTATGTACTCGTCAGATGCTGATGAAAACACTCCACTATTGAACTCGGCCGAGACCAACCAGGCGGTCAGTTCCGATCCACCGGTCTCGCCGTCTCAGGAAAATGATGCCGCCGCCGCCAGCTCACCACGGAACAACAGAaatcaacagcagcagcagagcGTTGGTGGTCATACGTCTTTGATCTTATATTCCGATGACGACGAGATGCTGGATGATATTCGTGCAGCGCGACGACGATTTAACCCGTTCGTTCGGGTCGGCCAGTCACAGATGTCGACCAATCATCAAAGAGAAGGCGGTGAGTTGGAAGGTGAAGGAGAAGGCGAAGAAGAAGGTGAAGGAGAAGGTGAAACACCGTACAGCGCGATCGGAGAAAATCCACCCACAAATGTTTGGAATCGGTTTGGAAGGTGAGTTTATAAGTTGGGATTAACGTTTCGATTACATCTAATCAAATTCAGAAAATAATCCGCCCTTGTTCATGTTTAATTGTTGCACCACCCATTTATCCATTATTTTCGCTGACTAGAAACCTTGGGCATATAGAATATGCGTAGGACACGCGCATGGTTGTGTCTGAGTGAAGACAACCAGCGTTGATCGAACGACCAATTTTCGCTAAATGAACCAAAACAACTAAATTGAGTCTTCCTTGTTCATTCTGCCTAGGCTATTTCGCTTCTTTAATCGTAACGCACCAGTCCAGGAGCTCGTATCGGACGATGAAATCGAGCCGGCGACGGGTCAAACAAGCACCCCCATCGGGGCCAATGGCAGCGTAAGTGGCCGGATCGTCGTTGCCAGTGCGGCCGCTAGCAACAACATCCTCAACAGTAATCTCAGCGGTTCGTTCCACGGAGAGGACACGAGCGACGATGAGATATTGGGTGCCAGCCATCGCGACGAGGCTAAGCGGCGCCAAATTCGCTCCGCTCCAAATCTTCCCTCGACCAGTGGACCGTCCGGTAGTGGTGGATCGAACGGTGGTCGTCTCGGGGTGGCAGCACTACCAAATGTTAATTTTAATCCTAACCAATCCGGACGGAGATTGCCACTTTTCGGCAGACCCTTGGGAGGAAATAATCCGGTGTAAATAGTTATTATTAGTAGTTTGCAAGGTAAGTCAAGTCCATACACGTCGTCGACGTTTTTAGGTGAACAGATCAGTTGGATAATAAAGATGTGCTACGACCAGAGAAGTGATTCAATTTGTCGGAGCAAATTCGTTGGCGAAACGCGAGAGATCAGCTTCTATTTCTCATCATTTTTCCATGTTCCTCTGCCAGATTCATCGAGAATAAGTGATATGACATTCAGTTAGAAATTTATCTTACGTTTCTATTTAGTTGGTTGACTAATGACACCAACGAAAGATGTTACGAAAAATTTAAGCTTTGATGAAAGAtagcttttattttatttggccTGAAGTGGCCTAAATGTGATTGGATTTTTAGAAAGTCGGCTATTTTTATGTGTATCATTTAAAATTGcgaattataaatttactaaaACAGTATAGTTAAAAATACACATAACTTCGAAAGGTTGAATCTTACTCGACCTAAGGTAAAATACAGAATGTTTTGTATAAGTCAATAAACATTACCTATTCGTCTTGTCATAGATTTTTTTCGGAATGTAGAACAATATTAGTGGTTCAGTTAAATTATGATAAacgcaaattattattattaatcagAATAAATCATACTTTTATTTGTATTTAATCGACTACGCCCCATTATAACCACATAGAAACCATATCCGTGTTTTTCGTTCTTTTGTTTTAGTCCATTCTCGTTATAGACCTTCCTTATTAACCCTACAATAACAATAACCATTACGTAGAAACTGTAACATATTAGCCATATATTCGTAAAATAGTTTGGAAATAGTGCAATTGGCactaacaataaaaaatatcagATACAGACACTTGGCATAACATTGAACAACTGGAAACAACTACTGCCACCTGCAATAGTGTGTTGTTTACAATAGTGCACTGaagtgaacaaaaaaaaaatatgggtGAAACTCGACACAAGTAGTGAGTTATTTTCTCTGCTAGGAGGCATCATAGATTATTACGCAATTGCATACTTGTAAGTGAATACAGTGAAATTGACTGAATACGGACAGGTGTTGGTTTGTGTGCTGAGTAAGATAATATCACGACCAGAATATCTTACCCTGATAAACTGTAGAACGCATAGAAATGCAACAAAATAGCCCACTTTCTACAGACCGAGAAGTGCATCTACTCAACTAACTCGTAGTATTTTGTCAATTGAAATTTAGCTACACTGTCAATTTTTCAGATAATTTTCGATGCAACGCTTCTGGAAAGAACAACAATAGACCATTCCAACGATATGCTATGTTATTTGCTTATTTGTTGCAGGGCCGCAGTAACAATTTTTGCTCTGCAACGTATCCGGGTGGTATAATAacttagggggggggggggggtctatgTATAACAAGAAATTTGCCGCATTTTCTCAATATGCACGCTTGCACTACAAATACACaaaataactgtttttgttaaaattaaatttcgttgcattaatttcCCAATTCCTCCGATAAAACCTTCTTCTCGCGGGTAGTCAAGACCGCATGATAGTCTTGGCTAATGGGAAAGCATCTTCGACGACCGACATCCCCTCAGGcaaataatgccgataagtctcTTTTTCGATACAAGTTATAacatctaatacaaccggctCCTGGATGCTCGACCGTGACCGATATCGCCATGCTCCGACCAAATGAACGTATGTTACCTGTAAGCGACATTGGACAGGTAAATATGATTGCTCGCTGCCagtatcttgtctacgtacccacCTGGGACGtagagatcgatggtgtagtctccgacatGGGTCTTTATTACAAAATTCTGTTGAAGTATGGGGTTggctccttcaagaaccctttgcaTCAATCAGGCAGTTCTAGATAGCAAGCAATAGTGTTTAgcaaaaatcaaggagtataagaaaagaaattattttccatcaacctcatttcgagccttttGACTGATctgttcttccaaactttgttcttttgaactggGTTCGTTTATCTGTTCatctttttgtgccgcggggcTCGAACCACCgtcattgcaaacaattgggccatACATTTTCACATGGTAGAAACAAGGCATGGTGTGGAAAGTACGGATAGAATCTTAGCCCAAACCACCGTCTATGCAGCTCTGAAACATTTCAAGGAACGTTTATTTTCCGGCAGGTGTAATTAAGGCGTCGGACGTGGTTGTGGTCAAATAAAACTGCTGTACAGATTGGTGTATGCGCATTAGAAAAGGTGTTAGAGTCGGATAGCAAAGCAAAACAGGACGGCCAAAATGCAGGCAGTTTTCGGGTCAAATCAAAGCGATgcgtttttttattcaattcgtttatttgataaggcaggtttgcgttagcttaaaggtgccaattttgttttgttttacattttaaattacttaaaactaggggattacatattgatttttgaaattaaactaaggccaatttatagctatacatataaacaagggggtaatataattttcgtaagattaggggggtcatttagtttttatggcaatatggtttgacatttttagtaatgagattattgaagcaaataatgtttaactaagggggaaaatttttacgaccatcttaaaagtagaaataactagagggcgtgattaaattttgtaaagattcggggacattaattagagttattttatgtggtagtagagttgggcgttttcaacgagatcatgtaatataatagttaaaactagaaaagacagaaagagctaaatgcttcgtaaaGATATTGGGGGGGAGGGGTGTTGCTTCtatgtataagagtcaggggaagtagggtggacaaagatggcagggggagaacattatttcagcttcaggcttcgggagatcaacggatggattacagaatcagggtggccttcatcaggaagaatcatgtactgggacgccgggtggtcctcctcaaaattgcaggggtttctccagacgatttcgtagtgcggctcagatgttgatcggctacatttcgagttgtgcgtgtgatgttcgtgctgtagatcccgtgtttgttggctcattcgacagggatgttttgtgtcgccttggagtcgcatcaaaccattgtgggtgtatggtacaggtggaagagaggacttctgagaatgataacgAAAAAgtggcagttaaagttggatattgatggtttttacgaaggtgtatataagggacatatagaggacatcgcggcttgtcaacacatctcgaaccgggacgttgtgTGGTCTTCctcgagacctggcggaactgtactcggtgcacgcccagacaatgtgctcgatgtcgtgatagccgtcgccacaagcgcatataccactctccacgagcccaacacgtcggagatgtgcatccagcgtgtaatgatttgccatgagtcgcgacatcacacgaatgaagtcacgacccacatccatccccttgaaccaaggtttcgtcgataccttagggactatcgaatgtagccaccttcctagctccccattgctccacgaggtttgccaactttcgagagttctctgatgagtgatactgaaaaattcgtggaagcaaattggtctttcaaaaacgtcaccttcaatggcacccaccttagctaaggagtccgccttctcattgcctggaatggagcaatgagaagggacccacaccaaggtaatctggaaagatttgtcagataaagcactcagtagctcccgtattttccccaaaaaatacgaggaatgctttccatgtttcatcgagcgaatagcgtcaatagaactcagactatccgagacgatgaagtaatggtctgcgggtaatgtgtcaatgactccaagggtatactgaatagcagctagttctgcggcgtaaactgaagcggggtcactgagtttgtaggaggcggtgaacttttgattgataataccgaagccagtggacccttcgaggtttgatccgtcagtataaaacatcttaaaacagtcgacttctcggaatttattataaaaaatgtttggaaccacttgagGGCGTATGTGGTTCGGAATTCCACAggtctcgtctttcatggatgtgtcgaagaaaacagtagattcagaagtatttatgaaatggacACGGTTTGGATTGTATgaaggattaatattctgtGCCAtgcaaagtacagggacatgaaacgggtctgagaattgagctcaacaagcctttcgaaattttcaatcgccaccgggttcaagatatcgcatcgaatgagcaatcgatatgagagttcccaaaatcgatttttcagcgggagaacgcccgccagtacttcgagactcatcgtatgggtcgactgcatgcaccctaaggcgatacgcaaacaacgatactgaattctttcgagtttgatgaaatgaatgttcgcggcggagcgaaagcagaagcatccgtattccattaccgacagtatcgttgtttgatacaacctaattaggtctcctgggtgggcaccccaccatgttccggttattgtacgaagaaagttgatcctttactggcatttctgtttcagataccgaatatggcatccccaagtacctttcgagtcgaaccagacccctagatatgttactgtgaagacctgagcgatagtttgacccattaatagaagctgtagttgtgctggttcacgcttccttgaaaatacaactagctcagttttctccgtggagaattcgatacccagcttaatagcccaagcagacaaattgtcaaaggtattctgtaatggtccttgtagatcgacagctttgggtcccgttacagaaaccacgcactcatctgcaagttgccctaacgtgcaggaattgtcaagacattcatcaatgtcgttgacgtagaaattgtataacagggggcttagacatgagccctggggaaggcccatgtagctaaatcgtgatgtcgataagtcaccatgcgaaaaatgcatgtgcttttccgacaacaagtttaataaaaagttgtttaaagtcgctgaaagaccatgctggtgcagcttctctgaaagaatgttgatagaaactgaaaggcccctttatatctagaaacactgatgccatctgctctatgctagcataggccatatgaatttcggttgagagcaacgcaagacgaTCGtttgtccctttgcctttgcgaaagccaaattgtgtatctgacagtaagccatttgtcgaggcggaataggatcattttctcgaacaactcccggatacaggacagcattgcgatcggtcgatacgaattgtgatcggagactgattttcctggtttttggatggcgatgaccttcacttatgtccaatcgtgtgggacaatgttagcctcaagaaacttattgaataagttcaacaagcgtatcttggcagagtctggtagattcttcaacaagttaaatttgattctgtctggccctggagctttattgttacacgacaagagagcaagtgagaactccaccatcgaaaaaggtgtttcgttcgcgttatcgtgagggggcgcggcgcggtagatctgtgccggggcggaatccgtacaaaccttcatggcgaaatcgaatatccaacggtttgaatattccacgctctcattagtactgtttcggtttcgcataagTCGgcctgttccccaaagagtgctcatcgatgtttctctcgttaatccgtcgacgaaccggcgccaataaccgcgtttcttggctttcatcaaactcttcattcgcttgtctaacgtcgcgtactgtcgaaaagtCGTCGTTCCGGAAGCGGGTAGCCCGTCGtatgtgaggtcatacgaaatgtTGATTGATTCCAATGGTCTT encodes:
- the LOC131685206 gene encoding E3 ubiquitin-protein ligase RNF13 gives rise to the protein MTALSILAWLLARSLLANYCLGILLSSVFLLRSANADILVYQNDQLLEEFRDYPATFGGDILESGLKVRAIQADPVDGCTTLVGPPENITSMVGIGGPTRFAVIIARYNCSFEDKVRNAQKAGFAAVIVHNVGSNDLERMSANHAEDIIIPSVFIGESNGMYIVDNFMYPLNYALIITDDVPFNINNNLIIPFAIVVGMCFIIMICFMIIRCIRERRRMLRHRLPNSVLKKIPIVKFAKGMQYETCAICLDDYIDNERLRVLPCHHAYHVKCIDPWLTKNRRVCPICKRKVFARGERRPPRRRSSSDSMYSSDADENTPLLNSAETNQAVSSDPPVSPSQENDAAAASSPRNNRNQQQQQSVGGHTSLILYSDDDEMLDDIRAARRRFNPFVRVGQSQMSTNHQREGGELEGEGEGEEEGEGEGETPYSAIGENPPTNVWNRFGRLFRFFNRNAPVQELVSDDEIEPATGQTSTPIGANGSVSGRIVVASAAASNNILNSNLSGSFHGEDTSDDEILGASHRDEAKRRQIRSAPNLPSTSGPSGSGGSNGGRLGVAALPNVNFNPNQSGRRLPLFGRPLGGNNPV